The Aquicella siphonis genome contains the following window.
ATCCTATTCAAAACAGAATCCTCAGTAAACAATCTTGAGCTTTGAACAATTCTGCCGGCACGCACTCTTAAAGCCGTATTAGCCGCAACCACCCTGTCACGTACTGGAAATCACCTTCCCGCCACACGCTATTGCCATTTGGGCGGTCTCTTTTCAAGAAAAGCATGCAGTCCTTCCTGTGCCTCTGCAGTCGTGCGTAATTCTGCAAGGTGTTCCGCGGTTTTTTGCGCAAGATCTTCAGAGATTGTCTGTTTGGAAACACGGCGTATAAGCTGTTTTGCAGACCGTAACGCCTGAGGACTGTTCATAAGCAGGGTTTGGGCAAGACTCATGCCCGTACTCATCAATGCGTCAGCTTCACTTAACTGATGTATCAGTCCCACTCGAAAAGCCTCTTCTGCACCAAACCGTTCGCCGGTCAAAAAATAATAATGCGCGGCACGCTCACCTATGGCTGCAATCACATAGGGGCTAATCATGGAGGGCGTCAATCCAATTCTTACTTCCGGCAGGCCAAAACTTGCGCTACGGGAAGCAACAGCAATATCCGCCGCCGCCAGCAGCCCCATTCCTCCGCCCAGGGTCATGCCATGCGCCAAAACCAGACTGGGCTTGGGGAAAGTATAAAGGTGGTACAGCAAATCAGCCAACGACTGGGCATCATCATAATTCTCATCATCGGAACCCAAGGCGATTTTCTGCATCCAAGCTATGTCTCCGCCCGCGCAAAAGTGCTCTCCTTCACCATGAAGTAATAGTAAACGCGAATCATCATTGGCGAACTTCTTGAGAGCGCGAAGTAATTCAACAATCATCGGGCCATGCATGGCGTTACGCTTGTCCGGTCTGTTCAGTGTAATAATCCCGATGCCGTCCGACCGGGAAACCTTGATGAATTCAGTTGTCATGATTACATCCTAAATAATCCATATGTCGTCGGTAAAACAGGCGCGTTCAAGGCGATAGACAAGCTCATTCCCACAGTCCTGCGGGTATCTACAGGGTCAATGATACCATCATCCCATAAATGAGCACTGGAATAATAGGCAGACGATTGCTTGTTATACTGCTCCAGTAACGGCGCCTTCAAGGCTTTTTCTTCTTCCTCGGTCCAGGATTCTCCATGCCGCTTTTTCTTTTCCCTCGTCACTTGTGCAAGCACACTGGCAGCCTGTTCACCGCCCATGACGGATATACGCGCGTTAGGCCACATCCACAAAAAACGCGGTTCATAGGCACGACCACACATGGCATAGTTTCCTGCGCCATAACTCCCGCCAATGATCACCGTCACTTTTGGCACTTTCGCGCATGCCACGGCGGTTACCAGCTTTGCCCCATTTTTCGCTATTCCTTCCGACTCCACCTTGCTGCCCACCATAAACCCCGTGATATTTTGCATAAACAACAGAGGTATCCCTCTTTGCGCACATAACTCGATAAAATGCGTGCCTTTCAAAGCAGATTCGGAAAACAGGATCCCGTTATTGGCAACAATACCGACCGGAATACCCCAGATGTGTGCAAATCCACACACCAGCGTTTTCCCATACAATGCCTTGAATTCATCGAATTCCGAACTATCGACAATACGGGTAATGATTTCGCGGACGTCAAAGGGGTAGCGAGAATCTGCCGGAATGATTCCGTATAACTCCTGAGGGTCATAAAGAGGCGCATGAGATTCCTGCATGACAACCGAACCTTTCTTCTGATAATTCAGGTTGGCAATAATGCGCCGTGTCATGGCAAGCGCATGTTCATCGTTTTGCGCGTAATGATCCGCCACACCAGAAGTCCGGCAATGCACATCCGCACCACCCAGTGCTTCCGCCGTCACCACTTCTCCCGTCGCCGCCTTGACCAGCGGCGGACCAGCCAAAAATATGGTGGCCTGCTCTCGCACCATGATGGATTCATCCGCCATGGCAGGAATATAAGCGCCTCCTGCCGTGCAAGAGCCCATCACTACAGCAATCTGAGGTATGGCTTGCGCAGACATGGTGGCTTGGTTATAAAAAATCCGGCCAAAGTGATTTTCATCCGGAAAAACCTCATCCTGCTTGGGCAGATACGCGCCTCCGGAATCGACGAGATAAATACAGGGCAAGCGGTTTTGCTCGGCTATTTTTTGCGCTCGCAAATGCTTTTTGACTGTAATGGGATAATAAGTTCCCCCTTTGACCGTCGCATCATTCACCACCAGCATACAGTCAACACCCATGATGCGGCCGACGCCGGTAATGATGCCGCCCGCCGGGATATCATCCTCATAAAGACCATGACCCGCCAACGGAGACAATTCAAGAAAATCCGAACCGGGATCCAGCAATAATTCGATGCGGTCCCGCGGCAGCAATTTCCCATGCTGGCGGTGCCGATCCCGGGCTTTTTGACCTCCACCCTCATGGATCTTTTTGATTATTTTCTTCAAATCAGCTGTCAGAGCACGCATGACGCTTGCATTCTGAATAAACGTTTTATCGTCTTGATTGATTTGTGTTTGAAATCCAGGCACGGTTGATCCTCACTTATTTAGTCTCATCAAATAATTCCCGCCCAATCAGCATGCGGCGTATTTCAGAAGTCCCAGCGCCAATTTCATATAATTTTGCATCACGCCACAACCGGCCGGTGGGATAATCATTGATATAACCATTTCCACCCAAGCATTGTATAGCTTCGCCGGCCATCCAGGTGGCTCTCTCGGCCGTATAGAGAATCACTGAGGCAGCGTCCTTGCGAGTCACATCGCCGCGGTCACAAGCCTTGGCAACCGCATAAAGATACGATTCCGACGTCATAAGCGCGGTATACATATCGGCAAGCTTGGCTTGCATCATTTCAAACTCTCCAATGGATTTGCCAAACTGCTTGCGTTGATGAACATACGGCATCACGATATCCATACAGGCGTGCATGATGCCTACCGGCCCTGCTGCAAGCACCACCCGTTCATAATTCAATCCTCGCATTAACACTTTCGCACCATGGTTTTCTTTCCCCAGAAGATTCTCGGCCGGTACTGCGCAATTCTCAAATACCAATTCACAGGTATTAGAACCACGCATGCCAAGCTTGTCCAGCTTTTGAGCGGTATGAAACCCTGCAAAACCTTTCTCGATCAGAAAAGTGCTGATTCCGCGCGAGCCGCCATGAGGATTCGTGCGCGCATACACTACCAGTACATCCGCGTCAGGGCCGTTGGTAATCCACATTTTGGTGCCGTTTAGCACAAAATGATCCCCTTTACGTTCAGCGCGCAGCTGCATGCCCATGACATCCGAACCTGCCTGAGTTTCACTCATTGCAAGTGCGCCCACGTATTCGCCGCTGCATAATCTGGGAAGATATCGCATTTTTTGCTCATGTGTCCCGTTGAGACGGATCTGGTTCACACACAAGTTGGAATGCGCGCCATAACTTAAACCGATCGCAGCAGACGCGCGGCTGATTTCAGCCATGGCGACCGCATGCTCAAGATACCCTAAACCGGATCCGCCATATTCTTCTTCAACAGTAATGCCCAGCAATCCCAACTGCCCCAATTTAGGCCATAGTTCGACTGGAAAATGGTTGCTGCTATCAATTTCTGCGGCCCGGATCGCAATTTCACGCTCGGCAAATTCACTGACTGCTTCGCGCAGCATATCTACCGTTTCGCCTAGCGCAAAATTCAAAAACGTCATGTTCCTCTCCTGCGTGGTCTGTAGTCATGGTTTCGTCAAATTGTACCTAAAACGCATTCGCTTGAAATAAATTTTTCGCTATTAAATTAATTAACGCCAGTCTCATAAAAATCCCGACACAATCATTACCTATCAGCGGCAACTCACGCCTTATAGCACAATCTTAAGAATTTCTTAAGCAAATTGAATTAGTATTGATTTTTGTCATCCTGGAAATGCGTACTTCATTCTTTAATAAGGAGTCTTCCCATGCCCCTTCCGAATCCCCGGGTTTTCACGGCTTTTTTAAATGAA
Protein-coding sequences here:
- a CDS encoding enoyl-CoA hydratase-related protein, which produces MTTEFIKVSRSDGIGIITLNRPDKRNAMHGPMIVELLRALKKFANDDSRLLLLHGEGEHFCAGGDIAWMQKIALGSDDENYDDAQSLADLLYHLYTFPKPSLVLAHGMTLGGGMGLLAAADIAVASRSASFGLPEVRIGLTPSMISPYVIAAIGERAAHYYFLTGERFGAEEAFRVGLIHQLSEADALMSTGMSLAQTLLMNSPQALRSAKQLIRRVSKQTISEDLAQKTAEHLAELRTTAEAQEGLHAFLEKRPPKWQ
- a CDS encoding carboxyl transferase domain-containing protein encodes the protein MPGFQTQINQDDKTFIQNASVMRALTADLKKIIKKIHEGGGQKARDRHRQHGKLLPRDRIELLLDPGSDFLELSPLAGHGLYEDDIPAGGIITGVGRIMGVDCMLVVNDATVKGGTYYPITVKKHLRAQKIAEQNRLPCIYLVDSGGAYLPKQDEVFPDENHFGRIFYNQATMSAQAIPQIAVVMGSCTAGGAYIPAMADESIMVREQATIFLAGPPLVKAATGEVVTAEALGGADVHCRTSGVADHYAQNDEHALAMTRRIIANLNYQKKGSVVMQESHAPLYDPQELYGIIPADSRYPFDVREIITRIVDSSEFDEFKALYGKTLVCGFAHIWGIPVGIVANNGILFSESALKGTHFIELCAQRGIPLLFMQNITGFMVGSKVESEGIAKNGAKLVTAVACAKVPKVTVIIGGSYGAGNYAMCGRAYEPRFLWMWPNARISVMGGEQAASVLAQVTREKKKRHGESWTEEEEKALKAPLLEQYNKQSSAYYSSAHLWDDGIIDPVDTRRTVGMSLSIALNAPVLPTTYGLFRM
- a CDS encoding isovaleryl-CoA dehydrogenase, with product MTFLNFALGETVDMLREAVSEFAEREIAIRAAEIDSSNHFPVELWPKLGQLGLLGITVEEEYGGSGLGYLEHAVAMAEISRASAAIGLSYGAHSNLCVNQIRLNGTHEQKMRYLPRLCSGEYVGALAMSETQAGSDVMGMQLRAERKGDHFVLNGTKMWITNGPDADVLVVYARTNPHGGSRGISTFLIEKGFAGFHTAQKLDKLGMRGSNTCELVFENCAVPAENLLGKENHGAKVLMRGLNYERVVLAAGPVGIMHACMDIVMPYVHQRKQFGKSIGEFEMMQAKLADMYTALMTSESYLYAVAKACDRGDVTRKDAASVILYTAERATWMAGEAIQCLGGNGYINDYPTGRLWRDAKLYEIGAGTSEIRRMLIGRELFDETK